A single genomic interval of Clostridium facile harbors:
- a CDS encoding glycosyl hydrolase, whose product MKKQKTWKKKVVSGLLAALLVSSTVAGSVAVSATNQGTSFLDQLNANYNKPAQSNATEVRWWLPEGGHTDKTIIEEINTMHEQGFTGFELCMLDEAGVSADVYGYGSESWQHDAKVAITEAAKLGMRVGITSGTHWTHANIPGLDPNSEAAGQEIGISVENVKAGQKNQGTLILPPVKRGIATEDVKKTFVGTYAYRVGSNGNGQQTILDTKVGAINLTDQVKQVDDQTWTLDWTAPNDGDYVIYSMWQQGTWQSQEPAQEDSYAINYYGSAGVEALKEFLKNYYFSDSELVEAIKNADIQFFMDSLEISTSQGQRSLYWSNEMRQEFINKKGYDVVPYLPLLYGISTGANFTGAGKPDGVDGVRIGNVALSGSDGATIDEMTTWRITNDVYDVQTQLIQEKMMEPLRKWLKENYNITLRSQMPYGTYMETSEMGMAMDYVETETLNMKDQTDTYRLWSGAAHIMDMLYSSETACVTGLNYGLTEQDYIKIANLEYAAGVNRVIWHGHASSWGPESNTSWPGYEGMGAGLSTRLDSRNPDAKDYSEMNDYYGRVQKLLREGVSRTDLGILHLNYGENTEWPTQYADWIGNHQGIYWTDMSLQNAGYTYDYFSPDYLNKMEYNATTGTLGDTVGYQAILVQQQRMPVDAAERLLELAKQGLKVIFVDDAATITPYYSESNEDLKTVIDEIKQQKNVVTVASEAEAYPALLNMDVRPRAELVGSNEQILTQMREDKDNNRYLYAYNYCDDQHKFLQYKTTNPQSHGTVANTDMSIDGMYVPYCIDHWTGEVEKIANYRYEDGRTIFNLTLEYNDVALFAFEPVSEEELHVVNTDADVSNHNGDFTVRAVKSGTYNTTLSNGNTYMTTLTVPEKTELTNWDLSVENWTASDVTDKRSETRKTTVYDKDTDSFQEVDLTTEEVRYQTNKDIISTHLDTLTTWDNIPEIGKEVSGIGYYTTTFNWDADSADGAYLDLGTFLQNAVVEVNGQRAETVDVVDSVIDIADLLKDGENSLKITVTTTLENRMLAMGKVSEGSNTYDGVDKLVGFNGYRCTYQSNGLSSVTLIPYAEEKIALPEENLVMSASAPESAIVNENFDVTVVTPATVDDIKIYDEANKEMPLNTIKSVVNEDETKTWTITMAVDTVGNDRTFSIAAKGKVGYFINSGVTFTMDIIAEGSSSTGSESSSGSGSSDENLPSTGESMPIVAAAALALLAGAGIALAKRKNHK is encoded by the coding sequence ATGAAAAAACAAAAAACGTGGAAGAAAAAGGTGGTTTCGGGTTTACTGGCGGCTTTACTGGTTTCTTCTACAGTAGCTGGCAGTGTAGCGGTATCCGCTACCAATCAGGGAACCAGTTTTCTTGACCAGTTAAACGCAAACTATAATAAACCCGCACAAAGCAACGCTACAGAGGTAAGATGGTGGCTTCCAGAAGGTGGGCATACTGACAAGACCATTATAGAAGAAATTAATACCATGCACGAACAGGGATTTACAGGATTTGAACTTTGTATGTTAGACGAAGCGGGCGTTAGCGCTGATGTTTATGGTTATGGTTCCGAATCCTGGCAACACGATGCGAAAGTGGCCATTACAGAAGCGGCTAAATTGGGCATGCGGGTTGGCATTACCAGCGGTACACATTGGACACATGCCAACATTCCTGGGTTAGATCCAAACTCAGAAGCAGCTGGGCAGGAAATTGGTATTTCGGTTGAAAACGTAAAAGCAGGACAAAAAAATCAGGGAACCCTTATACTTCCTCCAGTAAAAAGAGGGATTGCTACAGAGGATGTGAAAAAAACTTTTGTAGGAACTTATGCTTATCGTGTTGGTTCTAATGGAAATGGGCAACAGACAATTTTAGATACCAAAGTGGGTGCTATTAACCTGACTGATCAAGTAAAACAGGTAGATGATCAAACATGGACACTGGATTGGACAGCGCCAAACGATGGAGACTATGTGATTTATTCCATGTGGCAACAGGGTACATGGCAGTCTCAAGAACCAGCACAAGAAGATTCCTATGCAATTAACTATTACGGCAGTGCCGGTGTAGAAGCATTAAAGGAATTTTTAAAAAACTATTATTTCTCCGACTCAGAATTGGTAGAGGCAATTAAAAATGCAGATATCCAATTCTTTATGGATTCTCTGGAAATTTCCACAAGCCAGGGGCAGCGAAGCTTATACTGGAGCAATGAGATGCGGCAGGAATTTATCAATAAAAAAGGCTATGATGTTGTTCCTTATCTGCCGCTGCTTTACGGTATCAGTACTGGTGCAAACTTTACTGGTGCGGGTAAACCTGATGGTGTAGACGGCGTGCGTATTGGGAATGTGGCACTCAGTGGTTCGGATGGCGCTACAATCGATGAGATGACAACGTGGAGAATTACAAACGACGTATACGATGTGCAAACCCAGCTGATTCAAGAAAAAATGATGGAACCATTGAGAAAATGGTTGAAAGAAAATTATAATATTACTCTTCGTTCCCAAATGCCATATGGTACTTACATGGAAACCTCCGAAATGGGTATGGCAATGGACTATGTGGAAACGGAAACCTTAAATATGAAGGATCAGACAGATACCTACCGCTTGTGGAGTGGCGCAGCCCACATTATGGATATGTTATATTCCTCTGAAACCGCTTGTGTAACCGGCTTAAACTATGGCCTGACCGAACAAGATTACATTAAAATCGCCAATTTGGAATATGCAGCGGGTGTAAACCGTGTTATCTGGCATGGACACGCCTCTTCTTGGGGCCCAGAAAGTAATACTAGCTGGCCAGGATATGAAGGAATGGGCGCAGGTCTATCCACCCGTTTGGATTCCCGTAACCCTGATGCAAAAGATTACTCTGAAATGAATGATTACTATGGGCGTGTACAGAAATTGCTTCGTGAAGGTGTATCCCGTACCGACCTTGGTATCCTCCACTTAAACTATGGTGAAAACACAGAATGGCCAACCCAATATGCAGACTGGATTGGTAACCATCAGGGAATTTACTGGACAGATATGTCCTTACAAAATGCCGGTTATACCTATGACTATTTCTCACCGGATTATCTCAATAAGATGGAATACAATGCAACGACAGGAACCTTAGGCGATACAGTTGGATATCAAGCAATTTTGGTACAACAGCAGAGGATGCCAGTGGATGCAGCAGAACGGCTGTTGGAATTAGCAAAACAAGGTTTAAAAGTAATCTTTGTAGATGACGCTGCTACAATAACCCCATATTACAGCGAATCTAATGAAGATTTGAAAACGGTTATCGATGAAATCAAACAACAGAAAAATGTTGTAACTGTTGCTTCTGAAGCAGAAGCTTATCCAGCATTGTTGAACATGGATGTAAGACCACGTGCGGAATTGGTTGGCTCCAATGAGCAGATTCTCACACAGATGAGGGAAGATAAAGACAATAATCGGTATCTCTACGCTTATAACTACTGTGATGACCAACACAAATTCTTGCAGTATAAAACTACTAACCCACAATCCCATGGGACAGTTGCCAATACTGATATGTCTATAGACGGAATGTATGTTCCATATTGCATTGACCATTGGACTGGGGAAGTGGAGAAAATCGCTAACTATCGATATGAAGATGGCAGAACGATTTTCAATTTAACACTGGAATATAATGATGTTGCTTTATTTGCGTTTGAACCTGTATCTGAAGAAGAATTACATGTTGTCAATACAGATGCTGATGTAAGTAACCACAATGGCGATTTTACGGTGCGTGCAGTAAAAAGTGGTACTTACAATACGACCTTGAGCAATGGCAATACCTATATGACCACGTTGACTGTTCCAGAAAAAACCGAACTGACCAACTGGGATTTGTCTGTTGAGAACTGGACAGCAAGTGATGTAACAGATAAACGTTCCGAAACTCGGAAAACTACCGTATATGATAAAGACACCGATTCTTTCCAGGAAGTCGATCTGACAACCGAAGAAGTACGTTACCAAACCAACAAAGATATTATTTCGACTCATTTGGATACCCTTACCACCTGGGATAACATTCCAGAAATCGGAAAAGAGGTTTCCGGTATTGGCTATTACACCACCACTTTTAATTGGGATGCTGATTCTGCGGATGGCGCATACCTTGACCTTGGAACATTCCTCCAGAACGCAGTTGTGGAAGTAAACGGCCAACGTGCAGAAACAGTGGATGTGGTTGACTCTGTAATTGATATAGCTGACCTGCTCAAAGATGGCGAGAATAGTTTGAAAATTACAGTAACCACTACATTGGAAAACCGTATGCTTGCTATGGGTAAAGTTTCTGAAGGAAGCAATACCTATGATGGAGTAGATAAGCTGGTAGGATTTAATGGCTACAGATGTACTTACCAATCCAACGGCTTATCATCTGTCACATTAATCCCATATGCGGAAGAAAAAATTGCTTTGCCAGAAGAAAATTTGGTGATGTCAGCATCTGCGCCGGAATCCGCTATTGTAAACGAAAACTTCGATGTTACTGTTGTAACACCTGCAACGGTTGATGACATTAAGATTTATGATGAAGCAAACAAAGAGATGCCTCTTAATACAATAAAATCGGTTGTAAATGAGGATGAAACCAAAACCTGGACAATTACCATGGCAGTTGATACTGTCGGAAACGACCGTACTTTTAGCATTGCCGCAAAAGGAAAAGTTGGGTATTTCATCAATTCCGGTGTGACCTTTACTATGGATATTATAGCAGAAGGTTCCTCTTCTACTGGCTCAGAAAGTTCTTCTGGTTCAGGAAGCTCTGATGAGAATCTCCCTAGCACAGGGGAAAGCATGCCAATCGTTGCAGCAGCTGCCCTAGCACTGCTTGCAGGTGCAGGAATTGCCTTGGCAAAACGCAAAAACCATAAATAA
- the thrS gene encoding threonine--tRNA ligase gives MIQVTLKGDVVKEFESGISVAEIAKSIGMGLYKAACVAKINGEICDLRTPVMEDAKVEILTFEDEEGKKAFWHTASHILAQAVKHLYPQAKLAIGPAVDNGFYYDIDCTPAITLDDLAKLEAEMKKIVKSGLELECFTLSPEEAIKLMEEKQEPYKVELIQEHAGKGEPISFYRQGDFVDLCAGPHLMSVSPVKAFKLTSATGAYWRGDANNTQLVRIYGTAFPKASELEAHLAAVEEAKKRDHNKLGRELGFFTTSDLIGQGLPILLPKGARVIQLLQRFVEDEEQKRGWLLTKTPFMAKSDLYKVSGHWDHYQDGMFVLGDPEKDDEVFALRPMTCPFQYQAYLSKKRSYRELPLRYNETSTLFRNEASGEMHGLIRVRQFTISEGHLMCRPDQLEDEFKSCLELVIFMLKTLGLYEDVSYRFSKWDPEDREKYIGTPEQWDEAQGKMENILNHLQIPYKIGIGEAAFYGPKLDIQIKNVHGKEDTLITIQIDQMLAEKFGMEYVDADGQTKNPYIIHRTSIGCYERTLALLIEKYAGAFPLWLAPTQIKLLPIADRHLDAVYEIQKKLQAAGIQRVEIDDRSEKIGYKIREAQLEKVPYMLLVGDKDIENNVVSVRSRKDGDIGAMSLEEFIEKANEEIRTKAIQ, from the coding sequence ATGATTCAGGTAACATTAAAAGGCGATGTTGTAAAAGAATTTGAATCCGGTATTTCTGTTGCGGAAATCGCGAAAAGTATCGGTATGGGCTTGTATAAAGCCGCATGTGTGGCAAAAATCAACGGTGAGATTTGCGACTTGCGTACCCCTGTGATGGAGGATGCAAAAGTAGAGATTTTAACGTTTGAAGATGAGGAAGGGAAAAAGGCATTTTGGCATACTGCTTCCCATATCTTAGCTCAGGCAGTAAAACACCTGTACCCACAAGCAAAATTGGCAATTGGGCCAGCTGTGGATAATGGGTTCTATTATGATATTGACTGTACACCAGCTATCACATTAGATGACTTGGCAAAATTGGAAGCTGAAATGAAGAAGATTGTAAAATCTGGGTTGGAACTGGAATGCTTCACCCTTTCTCCAGAAGAAGCAATCAAATTGATGGAAGAAAAGCAGGAACCTTACAAAGTAGAATTAATTCAGGAACATGCTGGAAAAGGGGAACCGATTAGTTTTTACCGTCAAGGTGATTTTGTGGATTTGTGCGCTGGGCCCCATTTGATGAGTGTTTCTCCTGTGAAAGCATTTAAATTGACCTCTGCTACTGGTGCTTATTGGAGAGGGGATGCAAACAACACCCAGTTAGTTCGTATTTACGGGACAGCATTTCCAAAAGCAAGTGAGCTGGAAGCACATCTTGCAGCAGTAGAAGAAGCGAAAAAACGTGACCACAACAAATTGGGCCGTGAATTGGGATTTTTCACTACTTCTGACTTGATTGGTCAAGGATTGCCAATTTTATTGCCAAAAGGGGCCCGTGTAATCCAGCTGCTGCAACGATTTGTAGAGGATGAAGAACAAAAACGGGGTTGGCTGCTGACCAAAACTCCATTTATGGCAAAAAGCGATTTATATAAAGTATCAGGCCACTGGGACCACTACCAGGACGGCATGTTTGTTTTAGGCGATCCAGAAAAAGACGATGAAGTATTTGCGTTACGTCCAATGACCTGCCCATTCCAATATCAGGCATATTTAAGCAAAAAACGTTCTTACCGTGAGCTTCCTTTGCGTTATAACGAAACATCTACTTTGTTCCGTAACGAAGCAAGCGGAGAAATGCACGGCTTAATTCGTGTACGCCAGTTTACTATTTCGGAAGGACATCTGATGTGTCGGCCAGACCAGCTGGAAGATGAATTTAAAAGCTGTTTGGAACTGGTCATCTTTATGTTGAAAACCTTAGGATTATATGAAGATGTGTCCTACCGTTTCTCCAAATGGGATCCAGAAGACCGCGAAAAATACATTGGTACACCGGAACAATGGGATGAAGCACAGGGTAAAATGGAAAACATTTTGAATCACTTGCAAATTCCATATAAAATCGGTATTGGCGAGGCTGCATTCTATGGTCCTAAACTGGATATTCAAATCAAGAACGTACATGGAAAAGAAGATACTTTGATTACCATTCAAATTGACCAAATGTTGGCTGAAAAGTTTGGCATGGAATATGTAGATGCGGATGGACAGACCAAAAATCCATATATCATTCACCGCACCTCCATTGGTTGTTATGAAAGAACCCTTGCCCTGTTAATTGAAAAATATGCTGGCGCATTCCCATTGTGGTTGGCTCCAACTCAGATAAAACTGTTGCCAATCGCAGACCGTCATCTGGATGCTGTCTATGAAATTCAGAAAAAACTACAGGCTGCTGGCATCCAACGTGTGGAAATAGATGACCGCAGTGAAAAGATTGGTTATAAAATCAGGGAAGCACAACTAGAAAAAGTACCATACATGCTATTGGTGGGAGATAAGGATATCGAAAACAATGTAGTATCCGTCCGTTCTCGTAAAGATGGCGATATTGGTGCTATGAGCTTAGAGGAGTTCATTGAAAAAGCAAACGAGGAAATCCGTACCAAAGCAATTCAATAA
- a CDS encoding YbjQ family protein produces MEDIMFTSGFNFEGYHITKYYGVFTGEAVIGTGPISELKANWSDVLGINNKAFCDKLDIVEGDAIVALKENVSRHTHANAIIGVDIDFNMFANNLISVIVNGTAVKIEKDKIKEEYSKILDCPVMDYNFSIDIRPCKARFYISDSKPTLMQLQVYSYSPKFLSAMQFDLSVNTLLGDQYKVTDMILADFKIDQEQSTKTIGVYQSERMPIELPISNFRAIESVNINVKKYKQGQEIGKPAYANTVVSFPVTALIQLKKRYGDDAVSEIFETDDTWTCACGYQNSLVLDHCSLCHRQKGETICGDPQETIEKYSLYHTILDEVQPLGSAKEILEGLKRHQGEIPDEIIEKIEKMATNEAMFGNMKRDCIQYLEQQLPH; encoded by the coding sequence GTGGAAGATATTATGTTTACTTCAGGATTTAATTTTGAAGGATATCACATAACAAAATATTATGGTGTATTTACTGGGGAAGCTGTAATAGGGACAGGACCTATTAGCGAATTAAAAGCGAATTGGTCAGATGTGCTTGGTATTAATAATAAAGCGTTTTGTGATAAATTAGATATTGTAGAAGGAGATGCAATTGTAGCGTTAAAGGAAAATGTATCTAGACATACTCATGCTAACGCAATTATTGGGGTAGATATTGACTTTAATATGTTTGCGAATAATTTGATAAGCGTTATTGTAAATGGTACAGCGGTAAAAATTGAAAAGGACAAAATAAAAGAGGAATACTCCAAAATATTGGATTGCCCGGTAATGGACTATAATTTTTCGATTGATATACGTCCTTGTAAGGCAAGATTTTATATTAGTGATTCGAAACCCACTCTCATGCAGTTACAGGTATATAGCTATTCGCCTAAATTTCTTTCCGCCATGCAGTTTGATCTATCGGTTAATACCTTATTAGGGGACCAATACAAAGTGACAGATATGATTTTAGCGGATTTTAAAATAGATCAAGAACAATCTACTAAAACAATCGGGGTTTATCAAAGTGAAAGAATGCCCATTGAGCTTCCAATCTCCAATTTTAGAGCAATTGAATCAGTAAATATCAATGTAAAAAAATATAAGCAAGGACAAGAAATTGGAAAACCGGCTTATGCCAATACAGTAGTATCATTCCCAGTAACAGCTTTGATCCAGTTAAAGAAAAGATACGGGGATGACGCAGTAAGTGAGATATTTGAAACAGACGATACATGGACCTGTGCTTGTGGATACCAAAATTCACTGGTATTGGATCATTGTAGTTTATGCCATCGCCAAAAAGGAGAAACAATTTGTGGTGACCCACAAGAGACAATCGAAAAATATTCCCTTTACCATACTATTTTAGATGAGGTGCAACCATTAGGAAGTGCAAAAGAAATTTTGGAAGGACTGAAACGTCATCAAGGTGAAATTCCAGACGAAATTATTGAGAAAATTGAAAAAATGGCTACAAACGAAGCGATGTTTGGGAATATGAAGCGGGATTGTATCCAGTATTTAGAACAACAGCTACCTCATTAG
- a CDS encoding AraC family transcriptional regulator, which produces MEDLKQKVQTFQQTRPPVCTLKNTPTRIKSQLESNGYITILPMKNRPLVDVCLHWPPIFDPDGYYYHRHDFFELAYVYRGSCINLMPESRLHMKQGDLILFNPNITHAIGTLSENDCVINIIIQKDIFKQTILSMQKSNDMMSGFLINYICDSQKMMDYIYFPCSPAYSVDPYINNLLDELTIQRPYYESMVQSSLIALITVLMCIYDTTHQQKGQQLMSNLITYINSNLTTVSLGELSEKFHYSESYISRKIHEYTGKSFSKILQESKLELVKRYLETSSTSMENIAHLIGYTDASYLHHVFKKQYGVSPSEYRKIVQANHSFQNLSV; this is translated from the coding sequence ATGGAAGATTTAAAGCAAAAAGTACAAACTTTTCAACAGACACGTCCTCCTGTTTGCACCTTAAAAAACACTCCTACTAGAATTAAGTCTCAACTAGAATCCAACGGATACATCACTATTTTACCAATGAAAAACCGTCCATTAGTGGATGTCTGCCTCCATTGGCCTCCTATCTTTGACCCAGATGGCTACTATTACCATCGCCATGATTTTTTTGAACTTGCGTATGTTTATCGGGGTTCCTGTATCAATTTAATGCCAGAATCAAGGCTTCATATGAAGCAGGGAGATCTAATATTATTTAATCCAAATATTACCCATGCGATAGGCACTTTATCCGAAAACGATTGTGTTATTAACATTATCATTCAAAAAGATATTTTTAAACAAACCATTTTATCTATGCAAAAAAGCAATGATATGATGTCTGGTTTTCTCATCAACTATATTTGCGATAGCCAAAAAATGATGGACTATATCTATTTTCCCTGCTCTCCAGCTTACTCTGTTGACCCTTACATCAATAACCTTCTGGACGAATTAACCATACAAAGGCCTTATTATGAATCCATGGTACAGTCTTCATTAATCGCCTTAATCACAGTTTTAATGTGTATTTACGATACTACTCATCAACAAAAAGGACAACAGTTGATGAGCAATCTTATTACTTATATCAACAGTAATCTCACCACTGTTTCATTAGGAGAACTGTCGGAAAAATTCCATTATTCAGAAAGTTATATTTCCAGAAAAATTCATGAATATACTGGAAAAAGCTTTTCCAAAATCCTGCAAGAATCAAAACTTGAACTGGTGAAACGATATCTGGAAACAAGTTCTACCTCAATGGAAAACATCGCCCATTTAATTGGCTATACCGATGCGAGTTATTTGCACCATGTCTTTAAAAAACAATACGGCGTTTCTCCATCCGAATACCGAAAAATTGTTCAAGCAAACCATTCATTTCAAAATTTATCAGTATAA
- the recG gene encoding ATP-dependent DNA helicase RecG: MKFLEQPIHSLKGVGVKRAQLYEKLGVLSVYSLLTYYPRDYIDFTHPKQISDAIIGESCAIFARVYKKQPEQRIRKGLVLYKVFVTDGISDMVITIYNNKYAYMGLELDHDYLFYGKISGNFVRKEMNSPLVLPPEGQLTMQPIYPLTEGLTSKMIITNQKEALSYATKEAWEPFPKWILEQYHLCGWNYAMQQIHFPKNKFECAIARKRLVFEELLVWQIGMMLLRQNGLEQTAVQIKDTDLSPFLQQLPFTLTDAQLRVIQQCVEDFQKETPMNRLVQGDVGCGKTMVAAACCYLMAKSGFQSAMMAPTEILATQHYETLSNLLEPLGIHVCLLTGSMTKKQKDTVKSGIELGSYQLVVGTHALVQDSTVFQKLGLVITDEQHRFGVGQRQKLASKGDHPHVMVMSATPIPRTLALILYGDLDLSVIDQLPKGRQTIDTFAIPPSKRERAYGFIHNLLEQGRQAYIVCPMIEDSDRDAANVVAYGEHLKKTCLKDHTIGILHGKLAAQEKDDIMNQFKQGKLQLLISTTVVEVGVDVPNAVVMMIENAELFGLSQMHQLRGRVGRGTEKSYCILVSGLNTPENRQRLDTMCKTTNGFQIAEQDLKQRGPGDFFGKRQHGMVNFKLANMVEDMKTLETTQALAQQLVRDDPGFYSPEHQGLKWLIERLFQEKETAL; encoded by the coding sequence ATGAAATTTTTAGAACAACCGATCCATTCTTTAAAGGGAGTAGGCGTAAAGCGCGCCCAGCTGTATGAAAAGCTGGGTGTCCTTTCGGTCTATTCCCTTTTAACCTATTATCCAAGGGATTATATAGATTTTACCCATCCCAAACAGATTTCTGACGCAATCATAGGGGAGAGCTGTGCTATTTTTGCCAGAGTATATAAAAAGCAGCCAGAACAGAGGATACGGAAAGGCCTGGTGCTGTATAAGGTATTTGTAACAGATGGAATCTCCGATATGGTTATTACCATTTACAACAACAAATATGCCTACATGGGCTTGGAATTGGACCATGATTATCTGTTTTACGGCAAAATTTCGGGGAATTTTGTGCGAAAGGAAATGAACTCACCGCTAGTTCTGCCGCCAGAGGGCCAGTTGACCATGCAACCAATTTATCCTCTAACTGAAGGGCTCACCTCTAAAATGATTATTACCAACCAAAAAGAAGCTTTATCCTATGCGACGAAAGAGGCATGGGAACCGTTCCCTAAATGGATTTTGGAACAATATCATCTGTGTGGATGGAATTACGCCATGCAGCAGATTCATTTCCCGAAAAATAAATTTGAGTGTGCTATTGCCCGAAAACGGCTGGTATTTGAGGAACTGTTGGTTTGGCAAATTGGTATGATGCTCCTTCGGCAAAACGGGCTGGAACAAACAGCCGTTCAAATAAAGGATACAGACTTATCCCCATTTTTACAGCAGCTTCCTTTTACTTTGACAGATGCACAACTGCGGGTAATTCAACAATGTGTGGAGGATTTCCAGAAAGAAACACCAATGAACCGACTAGTGCAGGGAGATGTTGGATGTGGTAAAACAATGGTGGCGGCAGCCTGTTGCTACTTGATGGCGAAAAGCGGCTTTCAATCCGCTATGATGGCGCCAACTGAAATTTTGGCAACCCAGCATTATGAAACCCTGTCCAATTTATTGGAACCATTGGGTATCCATGTCTGCCTTTTGACTGGTTCGATGACCAAAAAACAAAAAGATACAGTAAAATCGGGGATTGAACTGGGAAGCTACCAACTAGTAGTTGGTACTCATGCGTTGGTGCAGGACAGTACTGTGTTCCAAAAATTAGGGTTGGTGATTACCGATGAACAACACCGTTTTGGCGTGGGACAACGGCAAAAACTCGCCAGTAAAGGGGATCACCCTCATGTTATGGTCATGTCAGCAACCCCAATCCCCCGTACGTTAGCGTTGATTTTATATGGGGACTTGGATTTATCTGTGATTGACCAACTTCCAAAAGGCAGGCAAACTATTGATACTTTTGCCATTCCTCCAAGCAAACGGGAACGGGCTTATGGGTTTATCCACAATTTATTGGAGCAGGGTAGGCAGGCATATATTGTTTGTCCGATGATTGAGGATTCCGACCGGGATGCTGCCAATGTTGTGGCTTATGGGGAACACCTAAAAAAAACCTGTTTAAAGGATCATACCATTGGAATTTTACATGGAAAATTGGCAGCCCAGGAAAAAGATGATATTATGAACCAATTTAAGCAGGGAAAACTGCAATTACTAATTTCTACTACTGTAGTAGAAGTTGGGGTGGATGTCCCCAATGCGGTGGTGATGATGATCGAGAATGCCGAACTGTTTGGGTTATCCCAAATGCACCAATTACGTGGGCGTGTTGGACGTGGTACCGAGAAATCTTACTGTATTTTGGTTTCTGGCTTAAACACACCGGAAAACCGACAGCGTCTGGATACTATGTGTAAAACTACCAATGGCTTCCAGATTGCGGAACAGGATTTAAAACAGCGGGGACCAGGAGACTTTTTTGGTAAACGCCAGCACGGTATGGTCAATTTTAAACTGGCAAATATGGTAGAAGATATGAAAACATTGGAAACTACCCAGGCTTTAGCACAACAATTGGTGCGGGATGATCCCGGGTTTTATTCCCCGGAACATCAAGGTTTAAAATGGCTAATTGAACGGCTGTTCCAAGAAAAAGAAACCGCATTATAA